In Spirosoma aureum, a single genomic region encodes these proteins:
- a CDS encoding NADH-quinone oxidoreductase subunit B: MSSNTVSDKSGEASVLLMHSEELLNWSREKSLWPMSFGLACCAIEMMQAFAANYDLERFGIFPRPSPRQSDIMIVSGTVTYKMADRIRRLYEQMPEPRYVISMGSCSNCGGPYWQHGYHVVKGVDRIIPVDVYVPGCPPRPEALIDGFLKLQEKIRTEHPLSGNKEIVFSEDKPTESDDFSTRS; encoded by the coding sequence ATGTCATCAAATACTGTTTCAGATAAATCGGGCGAAGCAAGTGTTCTTCTTATGCATTCAGAAGAACTCCTGAACTGGTCGCGCGAAAAGTCACTCTGGCCCATGAGTTTCGGGCTGGCTTGCTGCGCCATCGAAATGATGCAGGCTTTCGCGGCCAATTACGACCTTGAACGCTTCGGGATTTTTCCACGCCCTTCGCCCCGCCAGTCAGATATTATGATTGTATCGGGTACGGTTACCTACAAAATGGCCGACCGTATCCGGCGACTGTATGAGCAGATGCCCGAACCCCGGTACGTTATTTCGATGGGATCATGCTCCAATTGTGGCGGTCCTTACTGGCAGCATGGGTATCATGTGGTGAAAGGTGTAGATCGAATTATCCCGGTCGATGTCTATGTGCCCGGCTGTCCGCCCCGCCCTGAAGCGCTGATCGACGGTTTTTTGAAACTACAGGAGAAAATCAGAACGGAACACCCGTTGTCGGGAAATAAAGAAATCGTATTTTCGGAGGACAAACCCACTGAATCTGACGATTTTTCGACCCGATCCTGA
- a CDS encoding glycerol-3-phosphate dehydrogenase/oxidase has product MNRDDNRKRLQEETFDICIIGAGASGAGAALDAALRGYRVALIDRGDIAGETSSRSTKLIHGGVRYLEQAIKKLDLAQLKQVRHGLAERRTVIRNAPHLAHPLALLTPVFSWFEGMYMSIGLALYAFFAGHDSFPKGRWLNKAEALDKMPTLTPQMHSAVLYYDGQFNDARYALALAHSADEAGAAVVNYFTLTDFVRENGQLTQAIVQDQLTGETFPIRATLFLNCTGPFSDSIRLLANPALDRRIRPSKGVHIVLPRETLQSDCAILIPKTADGRVVFAIPFGDKVFVGTTDNDYTDLKHEPVLEAVEVDYLLDTLRPYLAKTPDKNQVQAGFGGIRPLIVSSRADTKTLLRDHEVEHDSESGLLSLLGGKWTTYRLMAQDAIDRVGELLNKPAIGTTELHYLVGGETYRFEDWQVLQKHYNLPTDVCQHLMQTYGDRAERVAQLTAERSGLREKLAESQPFIRAEVVYQVQQEMAVTLRDVLARRWRLELSDWQLTSQIAPLVAGLMATELGWSSQYQSEQIETYQTLLRSFRTQAGLTTERVTTARV; this is encoded by the coding sequence ATGAATCGGGACGATAATCGGAAGCGGCTGCAGGAGGAGACATTTGATATTTGCATCATCGGGGCCGGAGCCAGTGGGGCCGGGGCCGCTCTCGACGCTGCACTGCGCGGTTATCGGGTTGCCCTGATTGATCGCGGTGATATTGCCGGAGAAACATCGTCGCGTTCAACCAAACTCATTCATGGTGGGGTTCGGTATCTGGAACAGGCAATTAAAAAACTTGATCTGGCACAATTAAAACAGGTTCGGCATGGATTGGCCGAGCGCCGGACTGTAATCCGTAATGCCCCTCATTTAGCGCATCCTCTGGCTTTATTGACTCCCGTATTCAGTTGGTTCGAGGGTATGTATATGTCCATCGGGCTGGCACTTTATGCCTTTTTTGCCGGACACGACAGCTTTCCAAAAGGACGCTGGCTGAACAAGGCCGAGGCCCTCGATAAAATGCCGACGCTGACGCCCCAGATGCATAGCGCTGTTCTCTATTATGACGGCCAGTTTAACGATGCCCGTTACGCACTTGCGCTGGCTCATTCTGCCGACGAAGCGGGTGCCGCTGTCGTCAATTACTTTACGTTAACGGATTTTGTACGAGAAAATGGGCAACTAACACAGGCCATTGTGCAGGACCAGTTAACGGGCGAGACATTTCCGATCCGGGCAACGCTTTTTCTGAATTGCACCGGGCCTTTTTCTGATTCGATCCGTTTATTAGCTAATCCAGCCCTTGACCGGCGTATTCGGCCAAGCAAAGGCGTTCATATTGTGCTGCCTCGAGAAACCCTGCAGAGCGATTGTGCCATACTGATTCCGAAAACGGCCGACGGGCGCGTTGTGTTTGCCATTCCATTTGGCGACAAGGTCTTCGTTGGCACGACCGACAATGACTACACGGACCTGAAACATGAACCCGTACTTGAGGCCGTTGAGGTTGATTACCTGCTCGATACCTTACGCCCTTATCTGGCCAAAACGCCGGATAAAAACCAGGTTCAGGCTGGTTTTGGTGGAATCCGACCCTTGATTGTAAGTAGCCGGGCCGATACAAAAACGCTCCTGCGCGACCATGAAGTTGAGCATGATTCCGAATCGGGCCTGTTGAGTTTACTGGGTGGCAAGTGGACAACGTATCGACTGATGGCGCAGGATGCTATTGACCGTGTGGGCGAACTGCTGAATAAACCAGCGATTGGTACAACAGAACTTCATTACCTGGTTGGGGGCGAAACGTATCGCTTTGAGGATTGGCAGGTATTACAGAAACACTATAATCTCCCAACTGATGTTTGCCAGCATCTGATGCAAACCTATGGCGATCGGGCTGAACGTGTGGCTCAGCTTACTGCTGAACGCTCTGGTCTACGCGAGAAACTTGCCGAAAGTCAGCCCTTTATTCGAGCTGAGGTTGTTTATCAGGTGCAGCAGGAAATGGCCGTAACACTCCGCGATGTACTGGCCCGACGCTGGCGGCTCGAATTGTCGGACTGGCAGCTGACATCCCAAATAGCCCCTCTGGTTGCCGGTTTGATGGCTACCGAATTAGGCTGGAGTAGTCAGTATCAATCGGAACAGATCGAGACGTATCAGACTTTACTCCGTTCATTCAGAACGCAGGCCGGGTTAACGACTGAACGTGTAACAACTGCACGAGTATAA
- a CDS encoding nucleoside hydrolase yields MLTTGKTQAQSVPKSAVPVIFDTDMGPDYDDVGAITILHALADSGQARILATIASTKYPKVTQVLSVLNTYFHRPNIPIGVPKGDAVTDKDTQHWSDTLVAHYPHAIRSNNEVPDAVALYRQILAKQPDRSVTIITVGFLTNLANLLNSKPDQYSKLSGKELVLKKVKKVVSMAGKFPNGREYNVFRDTPASKIVFENWPTPMLLSGFEIGQQIHSGLPLTQNNRIRNSPIKDVFVISLPKSKEDKGGRMSWDQTAVLVGIKGYAPYYTVKSGRLALNADGSNGWDDAGKGHQHLVVKMPVLAVEKIINDLMQHQPIKR; encoded by the coding sequence ATGCTGACGACCGGTAAAACTCAAGCACAATCAGTGCCAAAATCTGCAGTACCTGTCATTTTTGATACGGATATGGGGCCAGATTACGACGATGTTGGTGCCATTACGATCCTTCACGCCCTGGCCGATAGTGGTCAGGCCCGGATTCTGGCCACGATTGCCAGCACGAAGTACCCTAAAGTGACGCAGGTATTGAGCGTACTGAATACGTATTTTCATCGGCCGAACATTCCCATTGGCGTACCTAAAGGTGATGCCGTTACCGATAAAGACACGCAGCACTGGTCTGATACACTGGTCGCTCATTATCCTCACGCCATTCGGTCAAACAATGAGGTTCCGGATGCAGTGGCGCTCTACCGACAGATTCTGGCTAAGCAGCCCGACCGGAGTGTTACCATTATTACGGTTGGTTTTCTGACTAATCTGGCTAATCTGCTCAATTCAAAACCCGATCAGTATTCCAAACTTTCGGGAAAAGAATTGGTATTGAAGAAAGTGAAGAAGGTCGTTAGCATGGCGGGCAAGTTTCCGAACGGACGGGAATACAATGTGTTCAGAGATACACCAGCCTCAAAAATTGTCTTCGAAAACTGGCCAACGCCCATGTTGCTAAGTGGTTTCGAGATCGGCCAGCAGATTCATAGTGGTTTACCGCTAACGCAAAATAACCGAATCCGAAACAGTCCTATAAAAGACGTTTTTGTTATTTCCCTGCCCAAATCGAAGGAAGATAAAGGCGGCCGTATGAGCTGGGATCAAACCGCCGTTCTGGTTGGCATTAAAGGCTATGCACCTTATTATACAGTAAAATCGGGTCGATTGGCACTAAACGCCGACGGTTCCAATGGCTGGGACGATGCGGGAAAAGGGCATCAGCACCTGGTCGTAAAAATGCCCGTATTGGCGGTTGAAAAAATCATCAACGATTTGATGCAGCATCAACCCATTAAGCGGTAA
- a CDS encoding glutathionylspermidine synthase family protein — MISLKSLAASPDVQLRNLGWDWMLGQDTLPYLANEVVLVTPAEADAYYEAANELFEMFIAAGQHVIDQNRFAELGIPANLVELIKLSWDDDRNIHLYGRFDIAGGIDGQPIKLIEFNADTATCLPETAVVQYAHLRANGFDESHQFNAVFETLTGQFEELLALNPDLQPTLLLSAMRDFPEDDANVALLGEAAREAGFEVEFDFIDSVEFSDEEGIFWQNPKNGQFEKLDFWFKLIPWEAIAEDEPELVEILTELVRKRLALILNPAYTLLFQSKYILKILWELYPDHPLLLEVDTKPLVSKVCVEKVLFGREGANVRILNTDGSERQAVDGDYGDYPKIYQEYVEFPKDSTGHSYQAGVFYAGEACGLGFRRGGLILDNGAGFVGHVVE, encoded by the coding sequence ATGATTTCGCTCAAATCACTCGCTGCTTCACCCGATGTACAACTTCGCAATCTCGGATGGGACTGGATGCTCGGGCAGGATACATTGCCTTATTTAGCCAACGAGGTAGTGCTGGTAACGCCTGCCGAAGCAGATGCGTATTATGAAGCGGCTAACGAACTATTCGAGATGTTCATTGCCGCCGGGCAGCATGTTATCGATCAGAACCGATTTGCTGAACTTGGCATTCCGGCTAATCTGGTGGAGCTGATAAAATTATCATGGGACGATGATCGGAACATTCATTTGTATGGTCGCTTTGACATAGCCGGTGGAATTGATGGCCAACCCATTAAACTGATCGAATTCAACGCCGATACCGCAACCTGTTTGCCCGAAACGGCGGTGGTGCAATATGCTCACCTTCGGGCCAATGGTTTTGACGAAAGCCATCAGTTCAATGCTGTTTTTGAAACGCTTACAGGCCAGTTTGAAGAGTTGCTGGCCTTGAATCCGGACCTGCAACCAACTTTGTTACTATCGGCCATGCGCGACTTCCCCGAAGACGATGCCAACGTCGCTCTGCTTGGCGAAGCCGCTCGTGAGGCTGGTTTTGAGGTTGAGTTCGATTTTATTGATAGCGTCGAATTTTCGGATGAGGAAGGTATTTTCTGGCAAAATCCGAAGAATGGTCAGTTCGAAAAGCTTGATTTCTGGTTTAAACTGATTCCCTGGGAAGCAATCGCCGAAGACGAACCCGAACTGGTAGAGATTTTGACAGAGCTGGTTCGTAAACGCCTGGCCTTGATCCTGAACCCTGCCTATACGCTACTCTTTCAATCGAAATACATTCTGAAAATTCTGTGGGAATTGTACCCAGATCATCCGCTGTTGCTGGAAGTAGATACAAAGCCACTGGTCAGTAAAGTATGCGTTGAGAAAGTATTGTTCGGGCGTGAGGGTGCCAATGTGCGCATTCTGAACACCGATGGCAGCGAACGGCAGGCCGTTGACGGTGACTACGGCGATTACCCCAAAATTTATCAGGAATACGTTGAGTTTCCGAAAGACTCCACCGGGCATAGTTATCAGGCCGGAGTTTTTTACGCTGGCGAAGCCTGTGGACTTGGATTCCGGCGCGGTGGTTTGATCTTAGACAATGGTGCAGGCTTTGTTGGGCATGTGGTCGAATAA
- a CDS encoding DoxX family protein, which produces MNNLILYIQAFIYIAAGLNHFINPKTYLSIMPPYIPAHSMLVMLSGVAEVLLGIGLLFPATRSLSAWGLILLLIAVFPANVYMATASRFRKFPVWLRWARLPIQGLLIWWAYQYT; this is translated from the coding sequence ATGAATAACCTAATCCTTTACATCCAGGCATTTATTTACATCGCTGCTGGACTGAATCATTTTATAAACCCCAAAACCTATCTCAGCATAATGCCGCCTTATATTCCGGCGCATAGCATGCTGGTAATGTTGAGTGGTGTAGCTGAAGTGCTTTTGGGAATAGGATTACTGTTTCCGGCAACCCGTTCGCTATCGGCCTGGGGGTTGATTCTATTGCTCATTGCCGTCTTTCCGGCCAATGTATATATGGCTACTGCCAGCCGGTTTCGGAAATTTCCGGTTTGGTTGCGCTGGGCTCGATTGCCCATACAGGGCCTCCTGATCTGGTGGGCCTATCAATATACTTAA
- a CDS encoding NADH-quinone oxidoreductase subunit A — translation MLSDFGIILLFILAAFAFIGVVLFGARLLRPNRPNVEKNSTYESGEEPVGNANVQFNIRFYVVALVFVLFDVELVFLFPWATVFGQAALIRETGGLWGWFALTEAFLFVAILALGLAYVWAKGYLDWVKPQPKVPTMETKVPADLYQRVNDRYKR, via the coding sequence ATGCTGTCCGACTTTGGCATTATTCTATTGTTCATTCTGGCTGCGTTCGCCTTTATTGGCGTCGTGTTGTTTGGGGCACGACTGCTCCGCCCGAACCGCCCGAATGTCGAAAAGAATAGCACCTACGAGTCGGGTGAGGAGCCAGTCGGTAATGCTAACGTTCAGTTTAATATCCGGTTTTATGTAGTAGCTCTGGTATTTGTGCTGTTCGATGTCGAACTCGTATTTCTGTTTCCGTGGGCTACGGTGTTTGGGCAGGCGGCTCTGATTCGGGAGACGGGCGGTTTATGGGGTTGGTTTGCACTGACGGAAGCGTTTTTATTCGTCGCAATCCTGGCTCTTGGACTAGCCTACGTCTGGGCAAAAGGTTACCTGGACTGGGTGAAACCGCAGCCCAAAGTACCCACTATGGAAACGAAAGTACCCGCTGATTTGTATCAGAGAGTAAACGATCGTTACAAACGGTGA
- a CDS encoding MFS transporter, protein MQTVSSVPARVSFRPLFALPVIVSALGFFVDVYDMLIFSIVRVPSLQSLGLSEVDVSKAGTFILNCQQAGLVLGGFLWGVLGDKRGRMSVLFGSILTYSLTNIACGFVQDVNTYALLRFVAGVGLSGEIGAAMVLVSEILPKEIRSYGSSMVAGIGYLGAGVAYLTVEYFNWRTAFWVGGGMGLVLLLLRVSVFESGLFSRLKVEHKSVSRGNFLYFFSSWPQLIKYLRCVAVGVPTWFIVGILATFANEFGQALDIAEGVKPGRCVMLIYVGLAGGDLLSGPISQWLRSRLKAITGLLIFSALLSGIYLFGGIRTASGIYTVCLLAGFCTGYIAMFLTMVAELYGTNLRNTATTSVPSVVRGTLIPMTLLFQALKPSVGTLVAAGLLGVIVYGLAFWSLSRMEETFGKDLDFVE, encoded by the coding sequence ATGCAAACTGTCTCTAGCGTACCTGCCCGAGTATCGTTCCGCCCCTTGTTTGCCTTGCCCGTCATTGTATCGGCCCTAGGCTTCTTTGTGGACGTCTACGATATGCTTATTTTTAGCATTGTGCGCGTACCAAGTCTACAATCATTGGGCCTCTCGGAGGTCGATGTATCAAAAGCCGGAACGTTTATTCTGAACTGCCAGCAGGCGGGTTTGGTGTTAGGTGGGTTTTTATGGGGTGTTCTGGGCGATAAACGCGGCCGGATGTCGGTACTGTTTGGCAGTATTCTTACCTACTCCCTGACCAACATAGCCTGCGGATTTGTGCAGGATGTGAATACCTATGCGTTACTGCGCTTCGTGGCCGGGGTTGGTCTATCGGGTGAGATCGGAGCTGCCATGGTACTGGTATCCGAAATTTTGCCGAAAGAAATTCGAAGCTACGGGTCGTCGATGGTAGCCGGAATTGGCTATCTGGGAGCGGGAGTAGCTTACCTGACGGTCGAATACTTCAACTGGCGAACCGCATTTTGGGTTGGCGGTGGCATGGGGCTGGTCTTACTGCTGCTACGGGTCAGCGTGTTTGAATCGGGTTTGTTCAGCCGTTTGAAAGTAGAGCACAAGAGCGTTAGTCGCGGTAATTTTCTTTATTTTTTTAGTAGCTGGCCCCAGCTAATCAAATACCTTCGATGCGTAGCTGTCGGTGTGCCAACGTGGTTTATAGTCGGTATTCTGGCTACGTTTGCCAATGAGTTTGGACAGGCACTCGACATTGCTGAAGGCGTTAAACCCGGTCGTTGCGTGATGCTGATTTATGTTGGTTTAGCCGGTGGTGATCTGCTGAGCGGCCCGATCAGTCAATGGTTACGATCAAGGCTCAAAGCCATTACGGGTCTACTGATTTTTAGTGCGCTCCTGAGCGGCATTTATCTCTTTGGCGGTATCCGTACGGCAAGCGGTATCTACACTGTTTGTCTATTGGCCGGTTTTTGTACGGGTTATATCGCCATGTTTTTAACGATGGTAGCTGAACTTTATGGCACCAACCTCCGCAACACGGCCACGACCTCGGTGCCGAGTGTTGTACGCGGAACATTGATTCCAATGACACTACTCTTTCAGGCGCTGAAACCATCCGTAGGTACATTAGTGGCTGCCGGATTGCTGGGCGTAATTGTTTATGGGCTGGCGTTCTGGTCACTAAGTCGAATGGAAGAAACGTTTGGGAAAGATCTGGACTTTGTAGAGTAG
- a CDS encoding MFS transporter — protein sequence MAVPTLSSKPPGGPTQPTEAGLLSLPVIVAALGYFVDIYDLLLFGIVRVPSLKDLGLTPDQISTVGASILNWQMGGLLIGGILWGILGDKRGRLSVLFGSIITYSIANIACGFIKNVTFMDPVTYYAVMRFVAGIGLAGELGAGITLVSEILPKEKRAIGTSLVAGIGLSGAVVAYFTVKYFDWQMAFFVGGGLGIGLLLLRVGVVESGMFKDVTEQKHVSRGDFLSFFTNADRLSRYLKCIGIGLPTWFVIGVLATFSNEFGKALGITEEIQPGLAIMWCYVGLAIGDLASGFISQELESRKKAVALLMGIALIFGLVYLFLGIKSATVLYGLCLAMGFGIGYWAMFVTIGAEQFGTNLRATAATTVPNMVRGLVIPMTLTYQALKPSLDIINAGAVVGLISFILGFYSILTIPETHGKDLDYLEE from the coding sequence ATGGCTGTTCCTACTCTTTCCTCTAAGCCGCCCGGCGGCCCGACTCAACCGACCGAAGCTGGGTTACTAAGTTTACCCGTAATTGTGGCCGCATTAGGCTATTTCGTTGATATTTATGATTTGCTCCTTTTTGGGATTGTCCGCGTACCCAGCCTGAAAGATCTGGGCCTTACACCCGACCAGATCTCAACCGTTGGCGCCAGTATTCTGAACTGGCAAATGGGTGGATTACTGATTGGGGGCATCCTGTGGGGTATTTTAGGCGATAAGCGCGGGCGCTTATCGGTACTGTTCGGGTCAATTATTACCTACTCCATTGCCAATATTGCCTGTGGTTTTATCAAGAACGTCACGTTTATGGACCCGGTCACCTACTATGCTGTCATGCGCTTCGTTGCAGGCATCGGGCTGGCTGGTGAATTAGGCGCGGGTATTACGCTCGTGAGCGAAATTCTACCGAAAGAAAAACGCGCCATAGGCACGTCGCTCGTGGCTGGTATTGGCCTTTCGGGGGCTGTTGTCGCCTATTTTACGGTTAAATATTTCGATTGGCAAATGGCCTTCTTTGTCGGCGGGGGATTGGGTATTGGGTTGCTGTTGCTACGGGTTGGCGTTGTGGAATCAGGTATGTTCAAGGACGTAACCGAACAGAAGCACGTAAGCCGGGGTGATTTTCTGTCGTTTTTTACCAATGCCGACCGGCTGAGCCGCTATCTTAAATGCATAGGCATCGGATTGCCAACCTGGTTTGTAATAGGTGTTCTGGCTACATTCAGCAATGAGTTTGGCAAAGCGTTGGGCATTACCGAAGAGATTCAGCCAGGGTTGGCCATTATGTGGTGTTATGTTGGGCTGGCTATCGGCGATCTTGCCAGTGGTTTTATCAGCCAGGAGCTGGAATCACGCAAAAAAGCGGTGGCCTTACTGATGGGTATTGCCCTTATTTTCGGGCTTGTCTACCTGTTCCTTGGCATTAAAAGCGCAACCGTGCTGTATGGACTTTGTCTGGCAATGGGTTTCGGCATCGGCTATTGGGCTATGTTCGTGACCATTGGGGCCGAACAATTTGGCACGAACCTCCGTGCAACAGCTGCTACAACAGTTCCGAACATGGTGCGTGGTCTGGTCATTCCGATGACATTGACCTATCAGGCGCTCAAACCATCGCTGGATATTATCAATGCCGGAGCGGTTGTCGGGCTAATCAGTTTCATTCTTGGCTTTTACTCCATACTCACCATTCCGGAGACTCACGGTAAGGATCTGGATTATCTGGAGGAATAA
- a CDS encoding thiol-disulfide oxidoreductase DCC family protein has product MATPSSQPTLLFDGVCNLCNAAVTFVINHDSKKHFRFASLQSQTGQDILRQIGRPTDQFDSFVLWENGRFHEQSTAALLVARQLSGGWPLLYGFIIIPKAIRDAVYRFVARNRYRWFGRRDACMLPTPELKARFLA; this is encoded by the coding sequence ATGGCTACCCCTTCGTCTCAACCGACCCTGCTTTTCGACGGCGTTTGCAACCTTTGTAATGCGGCCGTTACGTTCGTGATCAATCACGATTCAAAAAAACATTTTCGGTTCGCATCCCTACAATCACAAACCGGTCAGGATATACTTCGCCAGATCGGTCGCCCGACGGACCAGTTTGACTCTTTCGTATTGTGGGAAAATGGTCGCTTTCACGAGCAATCAACAGCGGCTCTGCTCGTGGCTCGTCAGTTGTCGGGCGGATGGCCATTGCTCTACGGGTTCATCATTATACCGAAGGCTATCCGGGATGCTGTCTATCGTTTCGTTGCCCGGAATCGTTATCGCTGGTTCGGTCGGCGGGATGCCTGCATGCTGCCCACTCCTGAGTTGAAAGCTCGTTTTTTAGCCTGA
- a CDS encoding MFS transporter has translation MQSTISTSSSPVSLRPLFTLPVIVAALGYFVDVYDLLLFNIVRVPSLKDLGLSEAEISLIGGRILNYQQAGLLLGGILWGILGDKRGRLSVLFGSIITYSLANLACGFVHDPQIYAWFRFVAGLGLAGELGAGITLVSEILPKELRGYGSSLVASVGLLGAVVAYFTVTLFDWRTTYLVGGGLGLGLLALRVSVLESAMFKKVQGTSVSRGNFWALFHGRDRVLRYFRCMGIALPTYLVIGILATFSNEFGKALGIDEAIQPGRCVMFTYIGTVIGDLSSGILSQRLRSRKKAIGLMMGLTAFFVFVYLSGVISSASTFYALCLCMGFSIGYIAMFLTITAESFGTNLRATATTSVANNVRATTLLSIPAFQAMKPSVGVLGAAAIVALVCFGLGFWSLITMEETFGKELDYTEA, from the coding sequence ATGCAATCGACAATTAGTACTTCCTCTTCGCCTGTTTCGCTTCGACCCTTATTTACGCTGCCGGTAATTGTTGCCGCGCTGGGCTATTTTGTGGATGTGTATGATCTGCTCCTGTTCAACATTGTTCGTGTACCCAGCCTGAAAGATCTGGGTCTTTCTGAAGCGGAAATTTCGCTCATTGGCGGACGAATTCTGAATTATCAGCAGGCCGGATTATTACTTGGTGGCATTCTATGGGGCATTCTGGGCGATAAACGCGGGCGATTATCGGTACTATTTGGCTCAATTATCACGTATTCACTGGCGAATCTGGCTTGTGGCTTTGTGCATGATCCACAAATTTATGCGTGGTTTCGGTTTGTGGCTGGCCTTGGTTTAGCTGGCGAGCTTGGCGCGGGCATTACACTGGTGAGCGAAATTCTTCCTAAAGAGCTTCGTGGCTACGGATCGTCTCTGGTGGCCAGTGTAGGGCTTTTAGGAGCTGTGGTTGCTTATTTTACCGTTACACTGTTTGACTGGCGTACGACCTATCTGGTCGGTGGCGGTTTGGGGTTAGGGCTTTTGGCATTACGCGTGAGTGTGCTCGAATCAGCTATGTTCAAGAAAGTACAGGGAACCAGCGTCTCGCGGGGTAATTTCTGGGCTTTGTTCCACGGGCGAGACCGTGTTCTGCGGTATTTCCGCTGTATGGGAATAGCTCTTCCAACATACCTTGTCATCGGCATTCTGGCCACTTTCAGCAATGAATTTGGGAAGGCGCTTGGCATTGACGAGGCTATTCAACCCGGCCGGTGCGTGATGTTTACCTACATTGGTACGGTTATTGGCGATCTGTCGAGTGGTATCCTGAGCCAGCGACTTCGATCTCGGAAGAAAGCCATCGGTCTGATGATGGGACTTACGGCGTTTTTTGTGTTCGTTTACTTATCCGGAGTAATTTCTTCCGCCAGTACGTTCTACGCGCTTTGCCTTTGCATGGGTTTTAGCATTGGCTACATTGCGATGTTTCTGACCATTACAGCCGAAAGTTTTGGTACCAACCTGCGCGCAACAGCCACGACCTCCGTTGCCAATAACGTTCGTGCGACCACATTGCTCAGTATTCCGGCATTTCAGGCCATGAAACCCTCTGTTGGTGTACTGGGCGCAGCGGCCATTGTGGCCCTGGTTTGCTTTGGGTTAGGTTTCTGGTCGCTGATAACCATGGAAGAAACGTTTGGGAAAGAATTGGATTATACCGAAGCCTAA
- a CDS encoding alpha/beta fold hydrolase, whose protein sequence is MKQFMYYLAIGILLVSCNKTEESEKSVNYGSNNGKYLTIYGTKIYYEEYGNGVPLLLLHQGLGSIENLSGIIPELARHFRVIAPDAPGHGRSEQADSLSGDLLADYCSVLIDQLHLDSAYVMGWSTGGNTALLLAANRADKIKKVVSGASNTRSSGLTEEGIALKKEYTVEAVKEDKDWLEHYQSLNPQPDRWIKFWEDNQKMWSREIKVSDDKLSRIAVPVLIIRGDRDMIKLEHSMNIFRSLKKGQLCIYPNMGHDMPELKSEMLCKLVLDFFKENKEESGH, encoded by the coding sequence ATGAAACAATTTATGTACTACCTGGCGATAGGTATACTACTTGTCTCCTGCAATAAGACAGAAGAATCAGAAAAATCTGTCAACTATGGCTCGAATAATGGAAAATACCTGACCATATACGGAACAAAAATTTATTATGAAGAATATGGTAACGGGGTACCCTTACTGCTGCTGCACCAGGGACTTGGATCGATTGAAAATCTAAGTGGCATTATTCCAGAATTAGCGAGACACTTCAGAGTAATAGCACCGGACGCCCCAGGACATGGCCGATCTGAGCAGGCCGACAGTTTGAGTGGGGACTTGTTAGCCGATTATTGCTCTGTACTTATTGATCAGCTTCACCTGGATAGCGCTTACGTAATGGGTTGGAGTACGGGTGGGAATACGGCTTTATTGCTTGCTGCCAATAGAGCTGATAAAATAAAGAAAGTTGTCAGCGGAGCTTCAAATACCAGATCAAGCGGGCTAACTGAGGAAGGAATTGCGTTGAAAAAGGAGTACACTGTAGAGGCCGTAAAAGAGGACAAAGACTGGCTTGAACATTATCAGAGCCTAAATCCTCAACCCGACAGGTGGATTAAGTTTTGGGAGGATAATCAAAAAATGTGGTCAAGAGAAATCAAAGTTTCCGACGACAAACTTTCCCGCATTGCCGTACCCGTATTGATTATACGCGGAGATCGCGACATGATAAAACTAGAGCATAGCATGAATATATTTCGATCGCTCAAAAAAGGGCAATTGTGTATTTACCCAAATATGGGACATGACATGCCCGAATTAAAAAGCGAGATGCTGTGTAAACTAGTACTGGATTTTTTTAAGGAGAATAAAGAAGAGAGTGGCCACTAA